A genomic segment from Xiphophorus maculatus strain JP 163 A chromosome 6, X_maculatus-5.0-male, whole genome shotgun sequence encodes:
- the LOC102236782 gene encoding cysteine/serine-rich nuclear protein 2-like: protein MRDILKRKFAEVEENPCYSPPSSFCSSSSSSSSSSASPSSLSSPTSSEWESDGEGSSSENQDFTPHSPASASGSPIWPILKKPKLSKRPNSVRFDQVTVFSFPRSQGFTSVPSRGGATLGMVRKHSALRRYTVDEHAVEQRSRRRERHREKLIQERFEALKHQLIISGAVDQNEAEKLTTDQVLGGDPDIHVSESDLEDGGYLQPFSSKQRQALLLAAGAKVIDKEEKRQLHALRLSREACGCDCRGFCEPETCACSQAGIKCQVDRFNFPCGCTKDSCGNVQGRIEFDARRVQTHYIHTLMRLELQRRLRRETLVSGEQAGVTEELRDCSGHNEVSAEQSAQESRCPFRSGLEEDLLPFAMPAAPSFRCIPDQLVVEENSCSSDMSESSLSSSECDAGQFFSGTQTLPDRGADLTHDSGNKNFFSCAQNRHRCSSATSDDDRPHSPVALADNIDASRNYLDENANQSRDFFNEDSFEDFPNTPSPTVGYSFSGYMDLSLSSDSDLEFFHRDYPSGPLHSSFKEHRHSDSFQHFQLFSSVNLPQQESSIQLLESLIG from the exons ATGAGAGACATCCTTAAGAGGAAGTttgcagaagtggaggaaaatcCCTGCTactcccctccctcctccttctgctcctcgtcttcttcttcttcttcttcttctgcttctccatCTTCCCTCTCCTCTCCTACCTCCTCTGAGTGGGAGTCGGACGGGGAGGGAAGCTCCTCCGAGAACCAAGACTTCACACCTCACAGTCCTGCGTCAGCCTCCGGATCGCCCA TTTGGCCCATCCTGAAGAAGCCGAAGCTTTCAAAAAGGCCGAACAGCGTGCGCTTCGACCAGGTGACGGTGTTCAGCTTCCCCCGCTCCCAGGGCTTCACCAGCGTGCCCAGCAGAGGAGGTGCCACCCTGGGCATGGTGCGCAAACACAGCGCCCTCCGAAGGTACACCGTGGACGAGCATGCAGTGGAGCAGCGCAGCAGGCGCAGAGAGAGGCACAGAGAGAAACTAATTCAAGAGAGGTTTGAGGCACTAAAACACCAA CTGATCATAAGTGGAGCTGTTGACCAAAACGAGGCGGAGAAGCTGACGACGGATCAAGTTCTGGGTGGAGACCCTGACATTCATGTTAGTGAGTCTGACTTGGAGGACGGAGGCTACCTTCAGCCGTTCTCTTCCAAACAGCGACAGGCTCTCCTCCTGGCGGCGGGGGCGAAGGTCATCGACAAGGAGGAGAAGAGGCAGCTTCACGCTCTGCGGCTCTCCAGGGAGGCCTGCGGCTGCGACTGCCGGGGCTTCTGCGAGCCGGAGACCTGCGCCTGCAGTCAGGCAGGCATCAAGTGCCAG GTGGACCGCTTCAACTTCCCCTGCGGATGCACCAAGGACAGCTGCGGAAATGTGCAGGGGCGCATCGAGTTCGACGCCCGGCGCGTTCAGACCCATTACATCCACACGCTCATGAGGCTGGAGCTGCAGAGGCGACTGCGTCGTGAAACGCTGGTCTCGGGGGAGCAGGCAGGTGTGACCGAGGAGCTCAGAGACTGTTCAGGACACAACGAGGTCAGTGCAGAGCAGAGCGCGCAGGAGAGCAGGTGTCCATTCAGGTCCGGCCTGGAGGAGGACCTGCTTCCTTTTGCCATGCCCGCCGCTCCTTCTTTCCGCTGCATCCCGGACCAGCTGGTCGTTGAGgagaacagctgcagcagcgacATGTCCGaatcctccctctcctcctccgaATGCGACGCAGGACAATTCTTCAGCGGGACCCAGACACTTCCGGACAGAGGCGCAGATTTGACCCATGACTCCGGCAATAAGAACTTCTTCTCGTGCGCCCAAAACCGGCACAGATGCAGCTCTGCAACCTCAGACGACGACAGACCGCATTCGCCCGTTGCGCTCGCAGACAACATTGACGCCAGCAGGAACTATCTCGACGAGAACGCCAATCAATCCAGAGACTTTTTCAACGAGGACTCTTTCGAGGACTTCCCTAACACCCCGTCTCCCACCGTGGGCTACTCCTTCAGCGGATACATGGACCTGAGCCTCTCCTCTGACTCCGACCTGGAGTTCTTCCACAGGGACTATCCCTCCGGACCGCTGCACAGCTCCTTCAAAGAGCACAGACACTCCGACAGCTTTCAGCACTTCCAGCTGTTCAGTTCGGTGAATTTACCACAGCAGGAGTCGAGCATCCAGCTCCTAgagtctctgattggctga